In the Streptomyces sp. f51 genome, one interval contains:
- a CDS encoding EAL domain-containing protein, giving the protein MSAEPDGPEDRLRRFATIWSRAVFPVTSTSLTRPEFEEQLLPLARRLSDALRARTFEAAEGRGVGAALVAAHCTDPEALSRALDCVDAYLVLYCGEDGPKEALRTRSARLQHAMAAGYAEALRERTLSEQQAISQAALTARSTVAEALHDSEARFRAVFEGAAIGIGIADLDGNILQVNGALLRMFGGSEQTMRLRPVHEWTHAEDAPQVWRLYEELVRGEREHYHVEKAFYRPDGTALWTNLTVSLLRDADGEPQYQLALMEDTTERRLLNLRLRYEATHDALTGLPNRTLFFERLEKALAAGEGQRFGLCYLDLDGFKTINDSLGHAAGDRLLVEVADRLQSCATAPGEMVARLGGDEFVALTTGPDTEREVDELAGRIMNALVTPISIDGRDLTVRGSVGIVEGPAGERGAAEVLRSADITMYRAKSAGGNRFELADPEADARAITRNGLTTALPAALDRGEFFIEYQPLVHLGDGSVRGAEALVRWLHPQHGVLGPDRFIPLAEHTGLIVPLGRWVLEQSVRQARSWQERNAGGGPLRVNVNLSPCQLTHPGLVQDTVDILEREGLDAQALCLEVTESALIGADDDLLKPLRRLAEMGVDIALDDFGTGYSNLANLRRLPVSILKLDRSFTQGMQQFPADPVDLKIVEGIVSLAHSLDLAVTVEGVETGAQAEQLRILGCDTAQGWYYARPGPPERLHELALVDAVG; this is encoded by the coding sequence GTGAGCGCCGAGCCGGACGGGCCGGAGGACAGACTCCGCAGGTTCGCGACGATCTGGAGCCGCGCGGTCTTTCCCGTCACCTCCACCTCGCTGACCCGACCGGAGTTCGAGGAACAACTGCTGCCGCTCGCACGGCGGCTGAGCGACGCCCTGCGGGCCAGGACCTTCGAGGCGGCCGAGGGGCGGGGTGTGGGTGCCGCACTCGTCGCCGCGCACTGCACCGATCCCGAGGCCCTGAGCCGAGCCCTCGACTGCGTCGACGCCTACCTGGTGCTCTACTGCGGCGAGGACGGCCCCAAGGAGGCGCTGCGGACCCGCTCGGCGCGGCTCCAGCACGCCATGGCCGCCGGATACGCCGAGGCGCTGCGCGAGCGGACGCTGTCCGAACAACAGGCCATCTCGCAGGCGGCGTTGACGGCGCGGAGTACCGTCGCGGAGGCGCTGCACGACAGCGAGGCCCGCTTCCGCGCGGTGTTCGAGGGCGCGGCCATAGGCATCGGCATCGCCGACCTGGACGGCAACATCCTCCAGGTCAACGGGGCCCTGCTGCGGATGTTCGGCGGCTCCGAACAGACCATGCGCCTGCGCCCGGTGCACGAATGGACGCACGCCGAGGACGCCCCTCAAGTGTGGCGGCTCTACGAGGAGTTGGTGCGCGGAGAGCGCGAGCACTACCACGTGGAGAAGGCGTTCTACCGCCCCGACGGCACCGCCCTGTGGACCAACCTGACGGTCTCCCTGCTGCGTGACGCGGACGGCGAACCCCAGTACCAGCTCGCGCTCATGGAGGACACCACCGAGCGGCGGCTGCTCAATCTGCGGCTGCGCTACGAGGCGACCCACGACGCGCTCACCGGACTGCCCAACCGGACCCTGTTCTTCGAGCGCCTGGAGAAGGCGCTGGCCGCGGGGGAGGGACAGCGCTTCGGGCTCTGCTACCTCGACCTCGACGGCTTCAAGACCATCAACGACAGCCTCGGGCACGCGGCGGGCGACCGCCTGCTCGTCGAGGTCGCCGACCGCCTCCAGTCCTGTGCCACGGCCCCCGGCGAGATGGTCGCCCGGCTCGGCGGCGACGAGTTCGTGGCCCTCACCACCGGCCCGGACACCGAGCGCGAGGTCGACGAGCTGGCCGGGCGGATCATGAACGCGCTCGTCACCCCCATCAGCATCGACGGCCGGGACCTGACCGTCCGCGGCAGCGTGGGCATCGTCGAGGGCCCGGCGGGGGAGCGCGGCGCCGCCGAGGTGCTGCGCAGCGCCGACATCACGATGTACCGCGCCAAGTCCGCCGGCGGCAACCGCTTCGAGCTCGCCGACCCCGAGGCCGACGCCCGCGCCATCACCCGCAACGGCCTCACCACCGCGCTCCCCGCCGCCCTGGACCGGGGCGAGTTCTTCATCGAGTACCAGCCGCTCGTGCACCTCGGCGACGGCAGCGTGCGCGGCGCCGAGGCGCTGGTGCGCTGGCTGCACCCCCAGCACGGCGTCCTCGGACCCGACCGCTTCATCCCGCTCGCCGAGCACACCGGACTGATCGTGCCGCTCGGCCGCTGGGTCCTCGAACAGTCGGTGCGCCAGGCCCGCAGCTGGCAGGAGCGGAACGCCGGCGGGGGTCCGCTGCGCGTCAACGTCAACCTCTCCCCGTGCCAGCTCACCCATCCGGGTCTGGTCCAGGACACGGTCGACATCCTGGAGCGTGAGGGCCTCGACGCCCAGGCGCTGTGCCTGGAGGTCACCGAGTCCGCGCTGATCGGCGCGGACGACGACCTGCTCAAACCGCTGCGCAGGCTCGCCGAGATGGGTGTCGACATCGCGCTCGACGACTTCGGCACCGGGTACTCGAACCTCGCCAATCTCCGCCGTCTGCCGGTCAGCATCCTCAAGCTGGACCGGTCCTTCACCCAGGGCATGCAGCAGTTCCCGGCCGACCCGGTCGACCTGAAGATCGTCGAGGGCATCGTCTCCCTCGCCCACAGCCTCGACCTGGCGGTCACGGTCGAGGGCGTGGAGACGGGAGCGCAGGCCGAGCAGCTGCGGATCCTGGGCTGCGACACCGCGCAGGGCTGGTACTACGCCCGTCCGGGCCCGCCGGAGCGGCTGCACGAGCTGGCCCTGGTCGACGCGGTCGGCTGA
- a CDS encoding oxidoreductase: protein MSTELQGRTAVVTGASKGIGLAITEALAGAGATVIAGSRGTSQGLDALVGKGNVTWVPADLAEPEAAARLVEAADGRIDVLVNNVGVAPARTGGFLSVTDEEWRRTLDLNLLTAVRVTRAALPTMVAAGEGSIVTIGSVNATLPDPLVIDYSAGKAALVAFSKALSKEVGPKGIRVNTVSPGPVETDLWLGGGGVAETVSAVVGTSSGDVVAQAAGATVTGRFSQPSEVAGLVLFLAGDRAHNITGSDFVIDGGLIPTW from the coding sequence ATGAGCACCGAACTTCAGGGCCGGACGGCCGTCGTCACCGGAGCGAGCAAGGGGATCGGACTCGCGATCACGGAGGCACTCGCCGGGGCCGGGGCGACCGTGATCGCCGGCTCCCGCGGCACCTCCCAGGGCCTCGACGCCCTGGTGGGGAAGGGGAACGTGACCTGGGTTCCGGCCGACCTCGCCGAACCCGAGGCCGCGGCCCGGCTCGTCGAAGCGGCGGACGGCCGGATCGACGTCCTGGTCAACAACGTGGGCGTGGCCCCCGCCCGCACCGGGGGCTTCCTGTCCGTCACCGACGAGGAATGGCGGCGCACCCTCGACCTGAACCTGCTCACGGCCGTACGGGTCACCCGTGCGGCCCTGCCCACGATGGTGGCCGCCGGAGAGGGCTCGATCGTGACCATCGGCTCGGTCAACGCCACCCTGCCGGACCCCCTGGTCATCGACTACAGCGCCGGCAAGGCCGCGCTCGTCGCGTTCTCCAAGGCACTGTCCAAGGAGGTCGGCCCGAAGGGCATCCGCGTCAACACGGTGAGCCCGGGTCCGGTGGAGACCGACCTGTGGCTCGGCGGCGGGGGAGTGGCCGAGACGGTGTCGGCCGTCGTCGGGACGAGCTCCGGCGACGTGGTCGCCCAGGCCGCGGGCGCGACCGTCACCGGCCGCTTCTCCCAGCCGTCCGAGGTGGCCGGCCTGGTCCTCTTCCTCGCCGGGGACCGCGCCCACAACATCACCGGCAGCGACTTCGTCATCGACGGCGGCCTCATCCCGACCTGGTGA
- a CDS encoding LysR substrate-binding domain-containing protein, protein MQFQQLQYFVAVAETRHFTRAADLVHVAQPSLSQQIKALERELGADLFLRARGNITLTDAGEALLPLARRILADADTARHEVQELAQLRSGRVRLGATPSLCTGLLPDVLRAFHDRYPGIRLLIEEGGSHDLVRELARGALDLALVVLPLPTPSPALTTVELLREDLVVVSSPDAPAPGGGRRAVRVADLEGERLVMFRHGYDLRELTVAACRAEGFEPDFAVEGGEMDAVLGFVRAGLGVAVVPRMVAARSGPGLRVTPLARPGLERTIALAHRSDVAPPRAARELQRMLLER, encoded by the coding sequence GTGCAGTTCCAACAGCTCCAGTACTTCGTGGCCGTCGCGGAGACCCGGCACTTCACCCGGGCCGCCGACCTGGTGCATGTCGCGCAGCCCTCGCTGTCCCAGCAGATCAAGGCGCTGGAGCGGGAGTTGGGGGCCGATCTGTTCCTGCGGGCGCGCGGCAACATCACGCTCACCGACGCGGGCGAGGCACTGCTGCCGCTGGCCCGGCGCATCCTGGCCGACGCGGACACGGCCCGGCACGAGGTGCAGGAGCTGGCCCAGCTGCGCAGCGGCCGGGTACGGCTCGGCGCGACCCCGAGTCTGTGCACCGGTCTGCTGCCGGACGTGCTGCGCGCCTTCCACGACCGCTATCCGGGCATCCGGCTGCTGATCGAGGAGGGCGGCTCGCACGATCTCGTACGGGAACTCGCGCGCGGCGCCCTCGACCTCGCCCTCGTCGTCCTGCCGCTGCCCACCCCGTCCCCCGCGCTGACCACGGTGGAGCTGCTGCGCGAGGACCTGGTGGTGGTGTCGTCACCGGACGCCCCCGCACCCGGCGGCGGCCGGCGCGCGGTGCGGGTCGCCGATCTGGAGGGCGAGCGTCTGGTGATGTTCCGGCACGGCTACGACCTGCGGGAGCTGACGGTGGCCGCCTGTCGCGCCGAGGGCTTCGAACCCGACTTCGCGGTGGAGGGCGGGGAGATGGACGCGGTGCTCGGCTTCGTCCGGGCGGGCCTCGGGGTGGCCGTCGTACCGCGCATGGTGGCCGCCCGCTCCGGGCCCGGCCTGCGGGTGACGCCGCTGGCCAGGCCGGGACTCGAACGGACCATCGCGCTGGCGCACCGCAGCGATGTGGCACCGCCGCGGGCGGCCCGGGAGCTCCAGCGGATGCTGCTGGAACGCTGA
- a CDS encoding succinate dehydrogenase has translation MARTVWDSSVGKKTVMAVSGLIMLLYLVAHMIGNLKIYFGAGEFNHYAHWLRTVGEPFMHYEWTLWLIRVVLVVAVVAHAVSAYQLSRRDIKARPSKYVHKKRGASYATRTMRWGGIILGLFIVWHLLDLTTGTVHSGGFQEGHPYQNVVDTFSTWYGDVIYIVAMLALGLHIRHGFWSAAQTLGAGSRTRDRALKTVANVLALLLTAGFIAVPVGVMTGVVS, from the coding sequence ATGGCGCGCACCGTGTGGGACAGCTCCGTCGGCAAGAAGACCGTGATGGCCGTCAGCGGCCTGATCATGCTGCTCTACCTGGTCGCCCACATGATCGGGAACCTGAAGATCTACTTCGGCGCGGGCGAGTTCAACCACTACGCCCACTGGTTGCGCACCGTCGGCGAACCCTTCATGCACTACGAGTGGACGCTGTGGCTCATCCGCGTGGTGCTGGTCGTCGCCGTGGTCGCGCACGCCGTGTCCGCCTACCAGCTCAGCCGCCGGGACATCAAGGCCCGCCCCAGCAAGTACGTGCACAAGAAGCGGGGGGCGAGCTACGCCACCCGCACCATGCGCTGGGGCGGGATCATCCTCGGCCTGTTCATCGTCTGGCACCTCCTCGACCTGACCACCGGCACCGTGCACTCCGGCGGCTTCCAGGAGGGCCACCCCTACCAGAACGTCGTCGACACCTTCTCCACCTGGTACGGCGACGTCATCTACATCGTCGCGATGCTCGCGCTCGGCCTGCACATCCGGCACGGCTTCTGGAGTGCCGCCCAGACCCTCGGGGCCGGCAGCCGCACCCGCGACCGTGCCCTGAAGACCGTCGCCAACGTCCTCGCGCTGCTGCTCACGGCCGGCTTCATCGCCGTACCCGTGGGCGTCATGACCGGAGTGGTGAGCTGA